The proteins below are encoded in one region of Bremerella sp. P1:
- a CDS encoding DUF1559 domain-containing protein — translation MTKRTSPFSRRGFTLVELLVVIAIIGVLIALLLPAVQQAREAARRMQCSNNLKQIGLAMHNYHDTFQSFPSGYIELSISDNQGHWTWSAFILPFMELGNVTDALQIGTVNPSQALTNNQAVMQGTYEPFLCPSDAGPEVSKPSECAGCAIENAGGTNLGLSKTNYVGVNSSAYVRGNQATNFGDGTTGATGMFFKDSDTRMRDITDGTSNTLMVAERAYILNREWFGSSELFATRDKNGKGPDHYQHPDRANFDQGLYRTLCTTLFSPNIVIGSTTSKNQARNHGISSLHPGGAMAVFADGSVSFLTETIHSNTTGTTDTIMEYLGNMQDGQVIGEY, via the coding sequence ATGACTAAACGAACCTCTCCATTCTCTCGCCGTGGCTTCACGCTGGTCGAACTGCTGGTTGTGATTGCCATTATCGGTGTGCTGATCGCCCTGTTGTTGCCAGCGGTGCAGCAAGCCCGAGAAGCCGCTCGCCGGATGCAGTGCTCGAACAATTTGAAGCAGATCGGCCTGGCGATGCACAACTATCACGACACCTTCCAGTCGTTTCCCTCGGGCTACATCGAGTTGAGCATCTCAGACAACCAAGGCCATTGGACCTGGTCCGCGTTCATTCTTCCGTTCATGGAACTGGGCAATGTGACCGATGCGTTGCAAATTGGCACCGTGAATCCCAGCCAGGCCCTGACCAACAATCAGGCTGTCATGCAGGGAACTTACGAGCCATTCCTCTGCCCTTCCGATGCTGGCCCCGAAGTCAGTAAGCCCAGCGAATGTGCCGGGTGTGCGATCGAGAACGCTGGTGGGACGAATCTGGGACTTTCCAAGACGAACTACGTTGGAGTGAACAGCTCGGCTTACGTCCGTGGGAATCAAGCCACCAACTTTGGCGACGGAACGACCGGAGCGACGGGTATGTTCTTCAAGGACAGCGACACGCGGATGCGTGACATCACCGACGGTACGAGCAATACGCTGATGGTTGCCGAACGTGCCTACATTCTTAATCGGGAATGGTTTGGATCGAGCGAACTGTTCGCTACCCGTGATAAGAACGGTAAGGGTCCCGATCATTACCAGCACCCAGACCGAGCCAACTTCGACCAAGGCTTGTACCGCACGCTGTGCACGACGTTGTTTTCACCGAACATCGTGATCGGTTCGACGACCTCGAAGAACCAGGCTCGAAACCACGGTATCTCCAGCCTGCACCCAGGCGGTGCCATGGCCGTGTTTGCCGACGGTTCGGTCAGCTTCCTGACGGAAACCATTCATAGCAACACGACTGGAACGACCGACACGATCATGGAATACCTGGGCAACATGCAAGACGGCCAGGTGATCGGCGAATATTAA
- a CDS encoding 3-keto-disaccharide hydrolase, with product MKSISHVLLMLLIVSCCMVPSHLVADEPSSWKSLFNGKDLTGWQANTHPESFTVTEGILKAHGKNGMSHLFYVGDTGHDVPFKDFELVAVARSEPGSNSGFFFHTDRELRGGKYLNKGYEVQLNSSTKEKNKTGSLYAVVQVDQSPVDETEWFTIRIRVQGKRIQVYVNDQQMVDYTEPDNPERPASRAKRLIDPNGGALAIQAHDPGSVFYFKEIRLREL from the coding sequence GTGAAATCCATTTCGCACGTTTTACTTATGCTGTTGATCGTTTCCTGCTGCATGGTGCCGAGCCATCTCGTAGCCGACGAACCTTCCTCGTGGAAGTCGCTGTTCAACGGCAAAGATCTCACCGGTTGGCAGGCCAACACCCATCCCGAATCGTTCACCGTTACCGAGGGTATCTTGAAAGCCCACGGCAAGAATGGGATGTCGCACTTGTTTTATGTCGGAGACACCGGCCACGATGTTCCCTTCAAGGATTTTGAACTGGTCGCTGTGGCCCGCAGCGAGCCGGGCTCGAACTCAGGTTTCTTCTTTCACACCGATCGCGAACTTCGCGGCGGCAAGTATCTGAACAAAGGGTACGAGGTTCAACTCAATAGTTCCACGAAAGAAAAGAACAAAACGGGCAGTCTTTATGCCGTCGTTCAGGTTGACCAGTCGCCCGTCGATGAAACCGAGTGGTTTACGATCCGCATCCGCGTGCAAGGAAAACGCATTCAAGTCTACGTCAACGACCAGCAGATGGTCGACTACACCGAGCCCGACAACCCCGAGCGTCCCGCCAGTCGGGCCAAGCGTCTGATCGATCCCAACGGCGGAGCCCTCGCAATTCAAGCGCATGACCCCGGCAGCGTTTTCTACTTCAAGGAAATCCGCCTGCGCGAACTTTAA
- a CDS encoding DinB family protein → METPGSQAWLDAMAATAASYRRMIDATVDQLSDAELHTRPAEGINSVAILLRHLGGNLRSRWTDLFTTDGEKPDRDRDTEFEDWEGDRAALQAQFDTGWQALTSAIEQIDETNIDQPVFIRGERHTIAQALTRSLTHITYHAGQIAIVARMVHQGPWHWLTIAPGQSQQHNERTWGTASSRSVFEDPSQGGDKPN, encoded by the coding sequence ATGGAGACTCCCGGTAGCCAGGCATGGCTCGACGCAATGGCCGCGACCGCGGCTTCGTATCGGCGCATGATCGATGCCACGGTCGATCAACTCTCCGATGCGGAACTCCATACGCGACCGGCCGAAGGGATCAACTCGGTCGCGATCCTGCTGCGGCACCTGGGTGGTAACCTTCGCAGTCGCTGGACCGATCTCTTCACCACCGATGGCGAGAAGCCTGACCGAGATCGCGACACCGAATTCGAAGACTGGGAAGGAGACCGCGCGGCGCTGCAGGCCCAATTCGATACCGGCTGGCAGGCGTTGACTTCAGCCATCGAACAAATCGACGAGACAAACATCGATCAACCGGTTTTCATCCGCGGAGAACGCCACACCATTGCTCAGGCCTTAACGCGATCGCTCACGCACATCACTTATCACGCTGGTCAGATCGCCATCGTGGCACGTATGGTTCACCAGGGCCCATGGCATTGGCTCACAATCGCCCCCGGTCAAAGCCAACAGCACAACGAGCGTACGTGGGGAACCGCATCCAGCCGCAGTGTTTTTGAAGATCCAAGCCAAGGTGGCGATAAACCGAATTAA
- a CDS encoding nitrilase family protein, whose translation MIIRAATVQFQHAPGDKEANLAQVARFVASAAEQDVRLITFPEMCLSGYWHVHKLDRDAIDALAEEVPDGPSTVALVQLAEKYQIVVGAGLIERASDGQLYNTYVVAMPDGNVHAHRKLHCFISQHMSSGDRYTVFDSPLSCKLGVLICWDNNLVENARATALLGADILLAPHQTGGTASRSPHAMGRIDPEVWHARDTDPERLAAEVNGPKGREWLLRWLPARAHDNGMFILFSNGIGLDDDEVRTGNAMILDCYGRIAAEVDEPKDSLVVADLDMSLLDKCTGRRWIRGRRPELYDILTKKQGGALSPREARFSEASTEETS comes from the coding sequence ATGATCATCCGCGCCGCGACCGTTCAGTTTCAGCATGCCCCTGGCGATAAAGAAGCCAACCTGGCCCAGGTTGCCAGGTTCGTCGCATCGGCAGCCGAGCAAGACGTTCGTTTGATCACCTTTCCTGAGATGTGCCTGAGCGGTTACTGGCATGTCCACAAGCTCGACCGCGACGCCATCGATGCGCTCGCCGAGGAAGTCCCTGACGGACCTTCGACCGTTGCGCTCGTGCAGCTCGCGGAAAAGTATCAGATAGTCGTTGGCGCCGGGCTAATCGAACGGGCCAGTGACGGCCAACTTTACAACACGTATGTCGTGGCCATGCCTGACGGAAACGTGCACGCGCATCGAAAGCTGCACTGCTTCATCAGTCAGCACATGAGCAGCGGAGATCGGTATACGGTCTTCGATTCGCCTCTGAGCTGCAAGCTGGGAGTGTTGATCTGCTGGGATAACAACCTGGTGGAGAATGCCAGAGCGACGGCCCTGCTGGGGGCGGATATCTTACTGGCCCCGCATCAAACGGGCGGGACCGCTTCGCGTAGTCCGCACGCGATGGGACGCATCGATCCGGAAGTATGGCATGCCCGCGATACCGATCCCGAGCGACTAGCCGCGGAGGTCAACGGGCCGAAAGGTCGCGAGTGGCTGCTGCGTTGGTTGCCGGCTCGCGCGCACGATAACGGCATGTTCATTCTGTTTAGCAACGGGATCGGTCTCGACGACGATGAAGTCCGTACCGGAAACGCAATGATCCTGGACTGCTACGGCAGGATTGCGGCGGAAGTGGACGAGCCGAAAGACAGCCTCGTCGTTGCCGACTTGGATATGAGCTTGTTAGACAAATGCACCGGCCGCCGCTGGATCCGCGGGCGACGTCCCGAACTGTATGACATTCTGACGAAGAAACAGGGCGGCGCACTCTCACCCCGCGAGGCCCGATTCTCGGAAGCTTCGACGGAAGAGACGTCTTAA
- a CDS encoding DUF1570 domain-containing protein — MARFNQLVELRLALLVSCCVSLAVGCTIWNNQIHDAPPTFVDDVPLKIEADFDLQDDSQVLQEVRNLKMELRDDLGIPFSNDKIHVRIFRDGTTFAEFTRQHFPQLNGRRALFVVERGEYYVYAIWSESVLSDLRHELTHAYLNSSVGTLPLWLDEGLAEYYEVAGVPGRLNREHLPWLADGMHTGKWQPDLERLATLAKPEQMTSTDYAESWLWVHYLMQNQRSDIIRGYLVARRDKQIVDPIPLAIRNTIPQAELKLASHVSTTYPADKPRLP; from the coding sequence ATGGCCCGCTTCAATCAACTTGTCGAACTTCGCCTGGCACTGCTGGTCAGTTGCTGCGTCTCGCTCGCGGTTGGTTGTACGATTTGGAACAACCAGATCCACGATGCGCCACCGACCTTCGTCGATGATGTCCCGCTGAAAATCGAAGCGGACTTCGATCTGCAAGACGATAGCCAGGTGTTGCAAGAGGTCCGCAATCTGAAGATGGAGTTGCGAGACGACCTGGGCATTCCGTTCTCGAACGACAAAATTCACGTCCGCATCTTCCGCGACGGGACGACCTTCGCCGAGTTCACGCGTCAGCACTTCCCACAGCTCAACGGACGCCGAGCTTTGTTTGTGGTCGAGCGCGGTGAGTACTACGTCTATGCGATCTGGTCGGAAAGCGTGCTTTCCGATCTACGGCATGAGCTGACGCACGCATATCTTAATTCGTCGGTCGGTACCCTGCCCTTGTGGTTGGATGAAGGCCTGGCCGAGTATTACGAAGTGGCTGGCGTGCCGGGACGACTCAATCGCGAACACCTGCCTTGGCTGGCCGATGGCATGCATACCGGCAAGTGGCAGCCGGACCTGGAACGGTTGGCGACGTTGGCCAAGCCTGAGCAGATGACCAGCACCGACTACGCCGAATCGTGGCTGTGGGTTCATTACCTGATGCAGAATCAACGCTCTGATATCATCCGCGGCTACCTGGTGGCTCGCCGCGATAAGCAAATTGTCGATCCGATTCCGCTGGCCATCCGCAACACGATTCCTCAAGCGGAACTCAAACTGGCCAGCCACGTCAGCACGACCTACCCCGCCGACAAACCACGTCTGCCATGA
- the ispG gene encoding (E)-4-hydroxy-3-methylbut-2-enyl-diphosphate synthase: protein MEIVRNPTRSVAIGSITIGSGHPIAVQSMTATKTQDIDATVAQVTDLEKAGADVIRIAVDNKKDAEALAEIRKQTSGNLSVDLQENYRLAELVAPHVDKIRYNPGHLYHHEREKPWQEKVEYIIGIAKDNDCAVRIGVNCGSVDPAKLALYEKDDSITPMLESAWEHCDLVDSLDFHRFCVSLKDSDPQKVIEVNRRFAEKRPDVPLHLGVTEAGMPPDGIIKTRIAFEQLIGTGIGDTIRVSLTVPNSRKGEEIEAGRKILDDIAAGRVRTVVDYGLQTLNIISCPSCSRVENEAFVDLAAKVKELTEYAKDHKITIAVMGCRVNGPGETDDADLGLWCGPNFVNLKRGGEALGAFGYEEVLEKLKEELDQLIDAQTVG from the coding sequence TTGGAAATCGTTCGCAATCCGACGCGTAGTGTCGCGATCGGCAGCATCACCATCGGCTCTGGCCACCCGATCGCCGTCCAGAGCATGACGGCGACCAAGACCCAGGACATTGACGCCACCGTCGCCCAGGTTACCGACCTGGAGAAAGCCGGCGCCGATGTCATCCGGATTGCGGTCGACAATAAGAAGGACGCCGAAGCGCTTGCCGAGATTCGCAAGCAGACCTCCGGTAACCTTTCGGTCGACCTGCAAGAGAACTACCGACTGGCCGAACTGGTCGCTCCCCACGTCGATAAAATCCGTTACAACCCTGGGCACCTTTACCACCACGAGCGAGAAAAGCCGTGGCAGGAAAAGGTCGAGTACATCATTGGCATCGCCAAGGACAACGACTGTGCGGTTCGCATTGGGGTGAACTGCGGCAGCGTCGACCCGGCCAAGCTGGCCCTCTACGAAAAAGACGACTCGATTACGCCCATGCTGGAAAGTGCCTGGGAGCACTGCGACCTGGTCGACAGCCTGGACTTCCACCGCTTCTGTGTTTCGCTGAAGGATAGCGACCCGCAAAAAGTGATCGAAGTGAATCGCCGCTTCGCCGAGAAACGCCCCGACGTGCCGCTGCACTTGGGCGTGACCGAAGCCGGCATGCCGCCGGACGGCATCATCAAGACACGCATCGCGTTTGAGCAGTTGATCGGCACCGGTATCGGTGACACGATTCGCGTCTCGCTGACGGTTCCTAACTCTCGCAAGGGAGAAGAGATCGAAGCAGGCCGCAAGATCCTGGACGACATCGCCGCCGGCCGCGTTCGCACGGTGGTCGATTACGGGCTGCAGACGCTCAACATCATCAGCTGCCCGAGCTGTTCGCGAGTCGAGAACGAAGCGTTCGTCGACCTGGCTGCCAAAGTAAAAGAGCTGACCGAGTACGCGAAGGATCATAAGATCACCATCGCCGTGATGGGTTGCCGCGTGAACGGTCCTGGCGAGACCGACGACGCCGACCTGGGCCTCTGGTGCGGTCCCAACTTTGTGAATCTCAAACGCGGAGGGGAAGCTCTCGGCGCGTTTGGCTATGAAGAAGTGCTCGAGAAACTCAAGGAAGAGCTTGATCAGCTGATCGATGCTCAAACGGTCGGCTAA
- a CDS encoding glycoside hydrolase family 88 protein: protein MSDQRTEQYTKALQFAEKQVAATSQQHPDYFPIYTEGGKWRHDKELWTDWCAGFYAGMMWQFHLRTGDPAWREKAEHYSKLLEHRQHDRDVHDLGFIFLSTYLPWYQLTGDQHLHDVLVQAGRTLAMRFKEKGQYLRSFVSDDSLFIDIMMNVPIIFYAAKETGDEELMRRAVNHCKTTRDTIVRENGSTAHEGMFDLETGEFLEQTTHQGLRGDSSWARGLAWSLYGYSKCYQLTGDEQYLDVSMRNADFWIANLPEDKVPFWDFDADLSKPAPWGAQKETSAGAIAASGLLDLSRQTKDSAKAAQYKETALAMLDALVTPEYLAVNDEGWEGILKHGVYHTEKDLGVDESVMFGEYFFVEALTKVVRDAYPITYDGPKA from the coding sequence ATGAGTGACCAGCGCACCGAGCAATACACGAAGGCCCTGCAGTTCGCCGAGAAACAGGTCGCCGCGACCAGCCAGCAGCACCCCGACTACTTCCCGATTTACACCGAGGGTGGTAAGTGGCGGCATGATAAAGAGTTATGGACCGACTGGTGTGCTGGCTTCTACGCCGGGATGATGTGGCAGTTTCACCTTCGCACCGGCGACCCAGCCTGGCGTGAGAAGGCCGAACACTACTCGAAGCTTTTGGAACACCGTCAACACGATCGCGACGTACACGACCTGGGCTTCATCTTCTTGAGCACCTACCTGCCGTGGTACCAGCTGACCGGCGACCAGCATTTGCACGACGTACTGGTCCAGGCCGGGCGGACCCTGGCGATGCGGTTCAAGGAAAAGGGTCAGTACCTGCGCAGCTTCGTGTCGGACGACTCGCTGTTCATCGACATCATGATGAACGTGCCGATCATCTTCTACGCGGCGAAAGAGACGGGCGACGAAGAACTGATGCGTCGCGCGGTCAACCACTGTAAGACCACCCGCGACACGATCGTCCGCGAGAACGGTTCGACGGCACACGAAGGCATGTTCGACTTGGAAACAGGCGAATTCCTGGAGCAAACCACCCATCAAGGTCTGCGTGGCGACAGCAGCTGGGCCCGCGGTTTGGCCTGGTCGCTGTATGGTTACTCGAAGTGCTACCAGCTGACCGGAGATGAACAGTATCTGGACGTTTCGATGCGGAATGCCGACTTCTGGATCGCCAACCTGCCGGAAGATAAGGTGCCGTTCTGGGACTTTGATGCCGACCTGAGCAAGCCCGCCCCATGGGGAGCCCAGAAAGAGACTTCGGCGGGAGCGATCGCCGCGTCAGGCCTGTTGGATCTGAGCCGGCAGACGAAGGACTCTGCGAAAGCGGCGCAATATAAAGAAACCGCCTTGGCAATGCTCGATGCCCTGGTCACGCCAGAATACTTGGCCGTGAACGACGAAGGCTGGGAAGGCATCCTCAAGCACGGTGTCTACCACACCGAGAAAGACCTGGGCGTGGACGAATCGGTGATGTTCGGCGAATACTTCTTCGTCGAAGCGCTGACCAAGGTGGTCCGGGATGCTTACCCGATCACTTACGACGGCCCAAAAGCTTAA
- a CDS encoding tRNA (cytidine(34)-2'-O)-methyltransferase: MYDPVFHIVLYAPEIPPNTGNIGRTCVATGSKLWLVEPLGFQVDDTALRRAGMDYWQHLNWEVVPNWETLADRLKSNRKWYLTKTAKHSYATVRFEKGDAFVFGCESKGLPRELVEANEETAISVPMRTDVRSLNLASTAAVIAYEGVRQLTLAGEYSLPIGESPIG, from the coding sequence ATGTACGACCCTGTCTTTCATATCGTGCTGTACGCCCCTGAGATCCCGCCCAACACCGGCAACATCGGGCGAACGTGCGTGGCCACCGGCAGCAAACTGTGGCTGGTCGAACCGCTGGGCTTTCAGGTCGACGACACGGCCCTCCGCCGCGCCGGCATGGACTACTGGCAGCACTTGAACTGGGAAGTCGTCCCCAACTGGGAGACCTTGGCCGATCGCCTTAAGTCCAATCGTAAGTGGTACTTAACCAAGACCGCCAAGCACAGTTACGCGACCGTTCGCTTTGAGAAAGGAGACGCATTCGTCTTCGGCTGCGAGTCGAAAGGCCTGCCGCGCGAGCTGGTCGAAGCGAACGAAGAGACCGCCATTTCGGTCCCCATGCGAACCGATGTCCGCAGCTTGAATCTGGCCTCGACGGCCGCCGTGATCGCCTACGAAGGGGTCCGTCAGCTGACCCTCGCCGGCGAATATTCTTTACCGATTGGTGAGTCTCCGATTGGGTAA
- a CDS encoding lysophospholipid acyltransferase family protein, protein MRPKLVVDYVVYLIVRLFICTLQATPLSVCAQCSKFLAWLASDVLKIRGKLVDSNLMHAFPELSPEQRKKLARRSWYHLCLMICEIAHAPRKLHDTNWHKHIKMKDIHIQIEQALGRRPVVVLLGHFGNFEVMGYCTGMLGFPTYTVARPLDNPFLHKYLEEFRSATGQIILPKQGSAPYIEEVLNQNGTLALLCDQNAGAKGCWVEFMNRPASYHKAISVFSMTSGAPLVFLYMRRTGGPMQFEFGVEGIYDPATCDEPKGVKEVTQWYNEMLQRVVRRDPDQYWWVHNRWKDDRPAKRREKEKKKLEAAKLASAA, encoded by the coding sequence ATGAGGCCCAAGCTTGTTGTTGATTACGTCGTTTATCTGATCGTTCGCCTGTTTATCTGCACGCTTCAGGCAACGCCTCTTTCCGTCTGCGCCCAATGCTCCAAATTCCTGGCCTGGCTGGCCAGCGACGTGCTGAAGATCCGCGGCAAACTGGTCGACTCGAACCTGATGCACGCCTTCCCCGAGCTTTCGCCCGAACAGCGGAAGAAACTGGCCCGCCGCAGTTGGTACCACCTGTGCCTGATGATCTGCGAGATCGCCCACGCGCCGCGCAAGCTGCACGACACCAACTGGCACAAGCACATCAAGATGAAGGACATCCACATCCAGATCGAGCAGGCCCTCGGCCGCCGCCCGGTGGTGGTGCTGCTGGGACACTTCGGCAACTTCGAGGTGATGGGCTACTGCACCGGCATGCTCGGCTTCCCCACGTACACGGTTGCCCGGCCGCTGGATAATCCGTTTCTGCACAAGTACCTGGAAGAGTTCCGCAGCGCGACCGGCCAGATCATCCTGCCCAAGCAAGGCAGCGCCCCGTACATCGAAGAAGTGCTCAACCAAAACGGAACTCTGGCCCTCTTGTGCGATCAGAACGCCGGCGCGAAAGGGTGCTGGGTCGAGTTCATGAACCGCCCGGCCTCGTACCACAAAGCAATCAGTGTCTTCTCGATGACCAGCGGCGCTCCGCTGGTGTTCCTCTACATGCGCCGCACCGGCGGCCCGATGCAGTTCGAGTTCGGCGTCGAAGGCATCTACGACCCGGCCACGTGTGACGAACCCAAAGGGGTCAAAGAAGTCACCCAGTGGTACAACGAAATGCTCCAGCGCGTCGTCCGCCGCGACCCGGATCAATACTGGTGGGTCCACAACCGCTGGAAAGATGACCGCCCAGCGAAGCGACGCGAGAAAGAAAAGAAGAAGCTGGAAGCGGCCAAACTGGCTTCGGCTGCTTAG
- a CDS encoding carboxypeptidase-like regulatory domain-containing protein, translated as MKSNYFQAAACLTMVFGLAVIVGCQPPADPAGQVSGTVSYKGTPLEDGIISIVNYDTGVRIDSEIQPDGTYLATTHKGGLPPGEYKVVIFPPEIVDPNPPPNSEPGMVLKDMDNIPKQYRSPQSTPLTLEISEGDNTLDVDMSP; from the coding sequence ATGAAGAGCAACTACTTTCAGGCCGCTGCGTGCCTGACCATGGTATTTGGATTGGCGGTGATCGTTGGCTGCCAACCGCCTGCCGATCCGGCCGGCCAGGTTTCCGGTACGGTAAGCTACAAGGGCACGCCCCTTGAAGATGGAATCATTTCTATCGTCAACTACGATACCGGCGTCAGGATCGATAGCGAGATCCAGCCTGATGGAACGTACCTGGCCACAACGCACAAAGGTGGACTGCCGCCAGGGGAATACAAGGTCGTCATCTTTCCACCGGAAATCGTCGACCCCAACCCACCGCCGAATTCGGAGCCGGGGATGGTTCTCAAAGATATGGACAACATCCCCAAGCAGTATCGTTCGCCACAGTCCACGCCGCTGACGCTAGAGATCTCCGAAGGAGACAACACGCTTGACGTCGATATGTCTCCGTAG
- a CDS encoding DUF1559 domain-containing protein produces the protein MVSILKTRQLRGFTLVELLVVIAIIGVLIALLLPAVQQAREAARRMQCSNNLKQVGLAFHNYHDTVNTLPPGSLRLTGHGNSAWVHILPYLEAGNVYDRIPTMQWFWLGSTTSQSAATRAAFADFNPVWINCPSSALNDTTNQQGTDIVIADYIPISGAEGHSTCDPNNTQMGLVCGGGMLVPNIVHGFRDATDGTSNTLLVGESSGRTFNSSGAIVDARNSRNSGFQMGKNYNTSPKGSDTWYVSHDHSRRCYNFTTIVSPIGTNTYNGTTMGNDRCNNPMNSEHPGGAQFLFLDGSVHFLPETTQLAVLRNLANRDDGNVVTIP, from the coding sequence GTGGTTTCGATCTTAAAAACCAGGCAGCTCCGCGGTTTCACTTTGGTGGAATTGCTCGTGGTGATTGCCATTATCGGCGTGTTGATTGCCTTGCTGTTGCCGGCCGTGCAGCAAGCCCGTGAAGCAGCACGACGCATGCAATGCTCGAACAATCTCAAGCAAGTCGGCCTGGCATTTCACAACTATCACGACACGGTCAACACGCTTCCGCCGGGCTCGTTGCGGCTCACTGGGCATGGAAACTCGGCCTGGGTCCATATTCTGCCGTACCTGGAAGCAGGCAACGTGTACGACCGCATTCCCACCATGCAGTGGTTCTGGCTGGGAAGCACGACTTCCCAATCGGCGGCAACCCGCGCGGCCTTTGCCGACTTCAACCCTGTGTGGATCAATTGTCCGTCGAGTGCCTTGAACGATACGACCAATCAGCAAGGTACGGACATCGTCATCGCAGACTACATTCCGATTTCCGGTGCCGAAGGCCATTCGACGTGTGATCCTAACAATACTCAGATGGGCCTGGTGTGCGGCGGCGGGATGCTCGTTCCCAACATCGTGCATGGTTTCCGCGATGCCACCGATGGAACGTCCAACACGCTGCTGGTCGGAGAAAGCTCGGGACGTACGTTCAACAGCAGCGGTGCGATTGTCGATGCTCGCAACAGCCGCAATAGTGGTTTCCAAATGGGGAAGAACTACAACACATCTCCTAAGGGAAGCGATACCTGGTATGTCAGCCACGATCATAGTCGTCGCTGCTACAACTTCACGACGATCGTTTCGCCGATTGGTACCAACACGTACAACGGCACCACCATGGGGAACGATCGCTGCAACAACCCCATGAATTCCGAGCATCCAGGCGGCGCCCAATTTCTGTTCCTGGATGGCAGTGTGCACTTCCTGCCGGAAACGACGCAGTTAGCCGTGCTAAGAAATCTCGCCAATCGAGACGACGGCAACGTTGTGACCATTCCTTAG
- a CDS encoding ankyrin repeat domain-containing protein codes for MEQEYQHYWNVAASGDTKAVVRHLAAGVPVDIEDRNRYTALTHAAVNGHVEVVTLLLDAGANINHRDVEKSTPLIWTAINKHLAAAETLVSRGAKLGLKDQAGNSALHEACFGNIEAGALEIVKLLVAHGASVDLLNRAKETPLQMACAGGLATIVEYLSTCGADINHVNKHGFTPLIHAMRCNHPNVVDTLLRLGADHTRNAERFTATVTEIRGYGFSGVLEILERFGIIPTT; via the coding sequence GTGGAACAAGAATATCAACACTACTGGAACGTGGCAGCCAGCGGCGATACCAAAGCGGTTGTTCGTCATCTGGCTGCGGGTGTGCCTGTGGACATTGAGGACAGGAACCGTTACACCGCACTGACCCATGCTGCCGTCAACGGCCATGTCGAGGTCGTCACGTTGCTGTTGGATGCCGGAGCAAATATCAATCACCGCGATGTGGAGAAGTCGACGCCGCTGATCTGGACTGCCATTAACAAACACCTGGCCGCCGCGGAAACGCTGGTATCACGCGGTGCCAAACTCGGGCTCAAAGATCAAGCCGGCAACTCCGCCCTACACGAAGCGTGCTTCGGCAACATCGAAGCCGGTGCGTTGGAAATCGTGAAACTCCTGGTCGCACACGGGGCATCCGTGGATCTGCTGAACAGGGCCAAGGAAACTCCGTTACAGATGGCTTGTGCTGGCGGCCTCGCAACGATTGTGGAGTACCTTAGTACGTGCGGGGCGGATATCAACCACGTAAACAAACATGGCTTTACCCCACTGATTCATGCCATGCGCTGCAATCACCCGAATGTAGTAGATACACTCTTGCGACTTGGAGCAGACCACACCCGAAACGCAGAGCGATTCACGGCGACCGTGACGGAGATCCGCGGCTATGGCTTTTCTGGTGTTCTTGAAATCTTGGAACGCTTTGGAATTATCCCCACGACCTAA